Sequence from the Plasmodium relictum strain SGS1 genome assembly, chromosome: 6 genome:
TATAGATTTCTCATATAATAGTTACTAATATAGTTAgacttatataaaataatgattataattcttatttattatattatttttctattttactTGAATCTATgcattttattctttaaaaatatattttagataaaaaaaaaaaaaaaattagataaaatgaaacaaaaaataaaaaaaaaaaatactgaatttttttttttttttttgttaaatttataaattcataaaaatattaaaatatgttacttttaaaaatatatgcatatttatacaaaaatatatatctacCAATCTTAAggtgtaaaaaaaattatatttaaatatataggAAATATGTgtaaaaaaacaatttagaACAATAgcaattcaaaaaaaatttctcttattattgtttatattttatttaaaaatacaacaaaaattataaagtattataagaaaaaaaaaataaagattaacaagttaaaatgaataaaaaattaagaaaaaaaaagaaaaatagtatttttataatgatacaattatataaaatttgacATAACTCATGTTGTATTAATAAGGATACAAAAAATaaccatatatataaatataaaaaaatacaaatactaatttttaataaaagaatgAAAATGTGAAATACGAATATTtggaatataattttttatttaaatacatgtatttttttatataatgatattaaattactttatttttaataatgttaattttacatgtatatatatatatatatatatatatatatatatatatatatatatatatatatatatgtatataaaatcaaaaaaattttattttttgtatttgcataattttttttctatgtattctgaataaatatttcttttcttttttctacacaactaatttttataagtttttgtttataatatttcataaatattctttatttgcATTACGGTTCATATATTTTCTCTTCATTTATATTGTATGTACaggtctttttttttttttttgttgataATCAATGTTCTAATAACAATAaacattataataaaaatatgttatataaatatatatatatatatctatatatatatatagatatatatatatatatatatatatatatgtacataataataatttcataatatagtaattataaaaattcctATTAACACCACTtagataaattttattaaataaatgtacaaaaattttattcttcaattaaaaaataaaaatataaaaatttttattctttgtactattatgtaaatatattttgaaaaatgtaaatacaTATTAAAATATCTTCCTTTCGCACTTATAtgtctctttttttttttttttatatatataactagATCATTGTTTAAATTTAGACAtcctttattataatttaacaacgattaattttatatatattatttcttttaattaagaagtatatttttttttaataaatagaaataaaatgaatgtTCATAGTATCATCAATAAAAATACGTATATACTTGTTCTTCAATTaatctatttttataaatttttttttttataaatatatattatgattaaataatattttaattttgcaTGTTtataacatatattttataattatatataggtgcataaaaataaaaatgaaaacaatGTTGCATTAATGATTgaacaaaattaaaacaaattaatcACATTTAAAGTAACaaaacaataaaaagaataaaatatattcattcaCAGCAAtcaatatatacatatatatatacatatatatatataaatatatatatatatgcattcaacaaatgataatttattaaatataaatagcaggaataatattttaccaagtaaaattaaatatgtgAAATCATATATGCATGAAGAAAATCAAaggataataatatatatttttaagcattttaaaaattaattaaattaatgttttctttttatataagagACATATGCATGatgtataattatatatatttatgtaatataCAAAAATGAACAAtggaaaattatatatatatatattttccaCTCAtggaaaaaaatagaaaaaacaaaaattaatagatgatataaaattaaataaagttcataaattatattcttaagaaaatatgtattaaagaaaaaaataataaatagaaaatataacaaatttcatataaagaaatagtttcttcaaaaaaattctaaaattttctatatctaatatatttttccttttaatcaattcatttttttttttatttatgttttatttatatatatatattttaattaaaatttttcactttttaacaaaataaatggacatatatttttatatagacGACTTatttatacaattttttataaggGAGATGAAAAACAGATAAATGTATTACatgaaaattttatcaaGAGGAAATGTataacaaagaaaaaaaattaaatcatatataaaaggaaatatataaaaatcatAATTATAAAACACATATAAAGATTTTTAATAGATTTAAAGTATTAcgtattattttatatatatattaaaagaaaaaatcattcttatttatttcataatgtatcatcatatatatatatatatttatcacataatataaaattctttttattttaataaataataaattatcatacatatataaaaaacaaggacttaatgaaaataaaaaaaaaaaatatcaaacaATCAAAGGCTTTTTATatctctcttttttttttctatttttcctaaaaaaaattgtaaatacattataaatttatattattctctAAGAATTAATACagaaatattgaaaataaaatagaaaaaaaatacatgtataaataaaactaTCAATAAGtcaagaaatatatatattttttttatgcagAAGCATGTGTAATTAagcttttattatatatttatattcataataataaaaaataaatgcaGCAACTACTCGtgcatataatttttataaaggtAATATACAGTTGTAATATATGGATTTTAATAGGTAAAAATTTATGCAAAATATGTTTGTATTAATGTAACTATTATCAATTTtcctaaaaaataaaaaaatatattttttttttcatataaacaGATGTATCATTATTTCTGAACTAAgttttaatgaaattaaaaaaaaaaaaaaaatatacatttttgtTAATCAaagtatttataataaaaagtaacttaaaattttatcgtaattaaaaaaaaaaaaaaataattaatataaataggGAATACATATGAGAAcactttaataataaaaagggCTTAAGATTGTATGTATGTTTATATATGTGCATAcgttaaataattaaaaactaaaatatcatggaatattatttttcaataGAAAGTGCTTTATGCCTTATGTCCCAgatcaaaaataaaagaatataaataaattaatcaatataaaaaaaaaaaaaatttccttttttcataaataaattatatttttaaaaatattattttatttttttttttttttaaactttatttttataaaaagccCATTCTATTCATATCAAAGAATAAGCacatattattaaataataaaaagtagataaaaaaaaggtaagaaaattttaagatAAATATAAGGATTAAGagttataaattaataattaaaactattttttttttttttagtaaaataaaaaattataaaatatattacattgaaaaagaattaaaatatatcaaaaaatatatagttttATACAAACATGTTCTTCTAAATTTGTTATTATactattaataatatctCTATTactacaataaaaatatttccttttaatttttatatatttaaaggaatacaaaaaaaaaaaaaatgctacATGAAAATTTCTAATAATACAATACaaaatgcatatataaagaagtaaaaaaaacatatatgctaattttatataaatatataaaatgtatatatttatactttacataaatacataaaaaaaaataaatattttaagatattatataaaaacaaacaCATATattgtaataaatataaacacATATATATGCTTATGAAAAGATGCAACGCATAAATAATATCTATTTTAcgattttataatttcttaaaaataacattttagGTTTTGtattctttataaaaatacaacTTATGAAGTACTtaaataaattcattataaaagtaaaaaatttaatcatATGTATTCTTTCATAATTAAGTTgtaatttcttattttattaaaataatagcaTAGAAAGTATTATATGAAGCAACAAAGCTCTAAATagaaacaaaataaaatattttaatatatgaacataaaataaaaaacaggtaaattaaaaatgcatgaagttttcatttaaaatataatttcaattttataattaaactATTCTATTTTAATTATGTAATTCATAAAAACAAGACCTTCATTAAaggataaagaaaaaattttataaaaagtaaaataagaaatatgtatatcatttatttaaaaaacaaaattatggatttttttttttttttttttgttatatatattagataacattttttatttctttttattttttttatttttaatctttttatGCAACACAAAAAATCTTAATAAACGTATATATATtgtgaaatttttttaagaataacTCGAAGTTTATTATAACtttctgttttttttcttttttttatcattttttttaatttttcaaaataataatttacaaGTTCTTTAAcaatttaatagaaaaaaaataaaaaaggaaaaaaaagaggaaaataaatattagtGCATTATTTATTACCTAATCCTAGAATTATTAATGAGAGTTTTCTAACCTAATAAGCTTACATTTttggaatattttttttaaacctttttataattttttggtATTTTCTTTCtgttaaaaaatgataaaaaaagaaaataattataaatattaaattatcaaaaataaCTTTCTTTTATAATGAAAGTAACATTGTTTACTcctaattttttcttttccactatttcttttttaaaaggaaaaaaaaaaaaaaagaaacaaataGTGCATGCACTTTTTAgagtttatatttttaagatatattaaatagGAATTTTTCCATaataaactatttttttttttttttggaaaatatttaaaatgtttttacCTAATTTCTTAAATGATGGGCTCATTAAAATAAGGTTCTTTATTATCCAATAATTCagattataattaaaataatacatatatatttatatatatttcttacaTTATGTTTACTTGTAATAacatttaattaatataaataacaaaaatatttgtatGCACATAAAgtgtatataaattatataacttaaaaattcttataaTAACAATTATTTAAGGACTTACAGTGGAAACAATattactttatatatttaatacaaaaaaaaaaaaaaaaaaaatataataatgcatattttttaaatgtatttttttaaatatatatatataatgtagtattttcatataatccCAGTAAATTTATAAGTTTTTGactatgtttatttttaacgTAATAGGTTTaagttaatattttaatcaATTAATAGTAGTGTAATGAAAATAACCTAAGATACATAATTGTACTTAATGCCTAATTTCAAATGAGCAAATATAAATTCCAATacgatatatatattagcacaaatatttttcctttattttattttttatttttaaagcaTATGaaggtatatatataaaaatttttttttttcttaatttgaAATGatgactttttttttaaattttctttgtccactatattcatatatgaacatatttattatattgtaATTGTATCCTtaaacatatttaaaaattaaaaaaaaaattagccaaaaatgataaaaagaaatgaaaataaaaaaaacttatgTTGCATTAATAgaaagtataaaaatattataaaataagattttaattatgtaaaaatatttaaaataaaaaaataaaaatatatttattaaaacaaCTGATTtcgaaataaaaaaaaaaaataatttttttctattaattcaATGTCACGGTAAAATATAATGAGcgtaaattttctttattaattttgaacataagaaaattttatgataaaattaatactttaaattattaaaatgttatttaaattttaattttttccatatttgtatagaaaataatttcacatatatatatatatttttatttaaaattttttaattgaatataatttttatctttttcttacgtgatatatatattaaatttaattaaagaaaaatttaaacttACACAAAAATAAGCATTTTAAGGGGTGACTCTTTTAAGTTTATTATTAATCCAAAAGTtaacataaattattaatttaatatatataaaagttacTATTCCCAATTTCATTACTTtataaaatacttttataaattatattaatttaaaaagaaatacttttattatttttttttaaggaattaaactttcaaaaaaaaaagtcatatatgtataataaataattgggtacattattttatgaaaggatatataaaattaagatgcgtaatttaattttttttatttcaatttgattcttttattttaattattcaaacttatttcaaatattttattttattccattttatttttatttctttttctcatttatttttttcatttattttactttacattttttttttttcagtagaagattttaaaaaaatatataaaaaatatttttttttttttttatatatagaaaaattaaagatttataatttgtttgatatgcaaaaaataaaatttttatagttCCTTTTaagtataattataatataaactattttaaaaaagtatttttcatttttttgaaaaaaaaatatatataacatatatatatatatatatgtttttttgtcattttttatattttatttgaaaaatataaattttattttgatacataaacaaaaatggccaaaaaaacaaaaaagagTGCAGGTGATAATATAAACTCAAAATTACAACTTGTTATGAAATCAGGGAAGTATCAATTTGGAAGAAAATCTTGTTTAAAAGCTTTAAGAACAGGAAAaggtttttaaaaaaaaatttttaaaacaaattttatatatattatatttaaacattaaatatatttcataaaaaacaatttatccaaaataagaataaaaaaaaaaaataaaataaaacaaaaatatatatttttctattattgtTTTATTCTCTACTTAATACAAATGgaaattttatgtatatatatctttatatatttatatatatttttttttattaggaaAATTAGTAATAGTTAGTAGTAATTGTCCACCTATACAAAGAAGTGTAATTGAATACTATGCAATGCTTTCAAAATGCGGAGTTCATGATTATCATGGGGATAATAATGATTTAGGAACTGCTTGTGGAAAATTATTTAGAATTAGTTGTTTAGTTATAACAGATGTAGGTGATTCAGatataattaaaacaaatgaataaaattatacaacaaaaaagaaaaaaaaattttttaatttctattattatgataagaattctttaaaaaatatatatatatatatatattttatatctaccttttttttttttatatattatatatatatatatatataaaataattctttgaaacatattatctttttgtttttcatttatattttaatcgtaaaaaaaaaaaatatatttatatatatatgttctaTAACATTATAAAGATATGATCAGAAAACTTCCATCTTTGCaagattatataaaaataattttaaaatgtattattaaaaaataaaataatttaatcattagtttaataaaaatgaatattgtaattaaaaaggaaaagttttttataataataaaaaaaaaaaaaaagctacctattttttttttatgtcaaaaggagaaatttttaaatattttagttataaaaaaatactattatttttattattataattttgttatatataacaatttaatacatatataaatttataaaaaaaaaaatttaatgaacaTTTTATATCAGGAACTTATTGTAACATTAaaacaatatattttaaaaaagttctcaaaaaaaaaaaaaaagaaaataacaaaaaaaaattttattattttatttaggACTCCACATACCTAAACGAGTACCaaataaaacttttaaatatttctgtctgtttatttttattttttcttcaactttttttaatatttcatttgttattaatattaataaattaaaaatgatcaTTAAGAAAATTAATGCTGTATCAGGgtactatttaaaaaaaaaaaaagatatatatatatatatataagtttaAATATtgcatatttaaaaaattaaaataaaaaaatacctGCTTAATATAATAAGAAGGCAATATAATTATACGAATTGCTACATTTATAAAacttaaaataagaaaaacaaataaacacaaaaaataatttttagaattttGTATACAGGACAACTTAAATATTGATTCATATCTGAAattaatacaaatatatatatatataataatttaattttaaaagtaacttttttattttattttattttattatttttttactaacCTATCGCTATAAGACAAGGAtgacacaaaaaaaaaaagagaaaaatgaaaaaaaaaaaaaatttgtgaTTGTTTAATCATTACATCAGCCATATTACGCATATTAAAATTCAATTTTTCATaaagtatataaattaacatatgacatttataaaaagatCCTATTTATAAAGTAGTAaagtataaatttaaaaaaaaagtacaaaatattaataatttaataacttTTGCTATATGCATATAGTTTACAATTATActttcatatataaatatatatattttttctaaatttttattacttataGACATATTCTGAAGACAGTGATAAACTATATCTtctttgaaattttttttaaaattattacttaATTCTtgtataattaatttattttctattatgtatttttttgtaaaactTCTATTTATCAAATGTAGATAATATGACGATAAAATACTTGAGTATATTAGCATGGGTACCCacttaattaaaaaaaaaatctagaaaagaaataaaaataaatatataaataaatatattatatacatgattttttatgtattattttcatattattatttttttttttaaatagaaatgataaaaaatgtaaaaaaatattatgcagaacttttgtattatatatttaaatataaatatgcatattcatttatttattaaaatattgttcttactaattttttaattaaaaactctTTTGTAATAACTTTATCTGGGATATCATTCATTATAGTTGAATTGTTGTTATTACTTAAGAGGCATATCGACAATATAGGTATTATTAAGAGAATGAATAATAAGTAATCCACCACCTAAAAAATTGATATCATATGCATATACATAATATTCACatacttatttatatattgtgGTAAATAGTTACCGAGATAAATGGtggcaaaaaaaaaaccaaaatcataaatactaaaaaagataaataggaataataaaagtaaaaataaaacatcaTTAATGATAcgttttttttgtaaattcttgagctttttaataatttataaactAATTCGACTGTGTTTTGAGACAAATCTAAAAatgcatatttatatatttatatttatatatatgctaTTTATAAAGCTTTCTTAATAtgatgttattttttattttttttctctctaaatacctaaattatttttttcaataattaAATTGCAAGGGAAGCTATTTATGAAAGAAGAATATGACAATAAaggatttttttttgatgaaaAATCTTCAAAAGgattacttttttctttttttccgTAGCAATCtctataattaaaaaaaattattattaaatattttaaaaaagaataaaaaataaagaaaaaaatgatatattttgttattatacttgcaaatattattaaaaggtAATAATATTGAGATGGAATAATCgcataaattatatatatcaaaattACTGCAATTCAAGCTATTACCAACACATgttataatttcattatttttctaataataaaaatatatatatggaaaaatatatctatatatttaaaaaatacttttaacaaaatttttaattttctcttATTAATAcaagtaaaatttttatcatttcaGCTGTATTAAATTTGTTGCAACCAGAATATAGTGAAACACGTAATGGAATATCATCAACctaaaaattgtaaaaaattaaattcaaattaataaagtttaaatgaataaatatataataataataataataataataataataataataataataaagagaaaaaatcatgaattaatatattattatataaataaattaatgattgtttaaattttttttatttttttattttacttcttCTATAtgtctttttatattatttattccaCTAGGAATAACAACTTTTCCATCtctatttttaaaactaggtctaagcaaaaaaaaaagatatatatatatatatatataatatgaaATTATTGATTCTTTAATacaattcttttttaagtATTTCCTAACTTATCATTAAAACTTAAAGAAATGGATGTATTCCAGTTTGTCTCCATACCTAGTAAATTTGCTATATTTCTTGTATTAATTTCATCACTTTTACTGAAATATACAAATCTAATACCTGCCTATAAGaagtaaattatttttttattttaaataaagaataataactcatataaatttcttatatgtatttttaagaatttatataataacctcataaaaatcatttattCTAGATTGAATTTCATTGTTAGTTAAAAGTTTAACTGCCGAATTTCCTAAAAGGaataaaattagtaaatagtaataaattgcatattatatattatttttattttttttttaaaaaaattttttattatatttttatttcttaatttaaaattttattttcttaaccAATAAATATAGTAGTTGATAATAAATGAGAAagaaatttttcattttcttttaaaggAAATGATTCTTCATtatagaaattttttatattataaaccttttttttgtttattgttattatataaatgtttttgcgaaaatattgttttaaatatttaacttCTTGGAAACTTAAAGGTCGATAAGCGAAACAAATACTTTCTATAcctagaagaaaataaaaaatattttaaatatatcagGAATTAGTATATTTGGAAAGATAAATTATGTattctactttttttttttttataatattaaaaaatgaaataatagtAAATATAACCCGAAGAAATCCACTGcatatttaaaattcttaattcttttttttttctcctttttaatttttttattactttgcCATCATAATAAAACATACATTTACTAACTAAAGCTTCTAACTGAccctaataaaaaaaaaaaaaattcgtaattttgtaaaaatattcaactgtaaaaaaaaagaaataatttatacCTTTAAAAACATATGATATTTAtccttctttttttcatataaaataaaaataaatacaaagTTGTCTCTAGTTGTCAAATTGTCATATATATTGATTCCTATTAAATTTTCTCCTTCATTGTTATCTT
This genomic interval carries:
- a CDS encoding 60S ribosomal protein L30e, putative; this encodes MAKKTKKSAGDNINSKLQLVMKSGKYQFGRKSCLKALRTGKGKLVIVSSNCPPIQRSVIEYYAMLSKCGVHDYHGDNNDLGTACGKLFRISCLVITDVGDSDIIKTNE